A genomic segment from Acipenser ruthenus chromosome 5, fAciRut3.2 maternal haplotype, whole genome shotgun sequence encodes:
- the LOC117402582 gene encoding ectodysplasin-A receptor-associated adapter protein-like isoform X1, translating into MKSYDGSTKGKREMNQHEGHIIRGPVEDTDPSSFSSEMSLQSKYPVQDTGTPKDALDEVTLQLASVNLISQPGRIRQPEDSESQYIYTGHISTEDSPCEKCCCSSLPSTPPPMISDLMNDEDLLYKLQLKLDTHHPTVKNWRNFASKWGMSYDELCFLEHRPQQSPTLEFLLRNSEKTVEQLIDLCKLYRRIDVLKVLQLWVEKDWPKRWHQTY; encoded by the exons ATGAAAAGCTATGATGGGAGCACAAAAGGCAAAAGAGAAATGAACCAACATGAAG GCCACATCATCAGAGGTCCTGTGGAAGACACAGATCCTAGCAGTTTTTCCTCAGAAATG tccTTACAGTCAAAATATCCAGTTCAAGACACAGGCACACCAAAAG ATGCCTTAGATGAAGTTACACTGCAATTAGCTTCGGTTAACCTAATATCCCAGCCGGGCAGAATAAGACAG CCTGAAGACAGTGAGAGCCAGTACATTTACACTGGACATATATCAACAGAAG ATAGCCCATGTGAGAAATGCTGCTGCTCATCTTTGCCCTCCACCCCTCCTCCTATGATCAGTGACTTAATGAACGATGAAGACTTGCTGTACAAGCTGCAGCTAAAGCTGGACACCCACCACCCCACCGTCAAAAACTGGAGGAACTTTGCCAGCAAGTGGGGCATGAGCTATGACGAGCTGTGCTTCCTGGAGCACCGGCCACAGCAGAGCCCCACCCTGGAGTTCTTGTTGCGGAACAGCGAGAAGACAGTGGAGCAGCTGATAGACCTCTGCAAGCTCTACAGGAGGATTGACGTCCTTAAGGTGCTGCAGCTCTGGGTTGAAAAAGACTGGCCGAAGAGATGGCACCAAACCTATTAG
- the LOC117402582 gene encoding ectodysplasin-A receptor-associated adapter protein-like isoform X3, with the protein MSLYQAFLTHVSLQSKYPVQDTGTPKDALDEVTLQLASVNLISQPGRIRQPEDSESQYIYTGHISTEDSPCEKCCCSSLPSTPPPMISDLMNDEDLLYKLQLKLDTHHPTVKNWRNFASKWGMSYDELCFLEHRPQQSPTLEFLLRNSEKTVEQLIDLCKLYRRIDVLKVLQLWVEKDWPKRWHQTY; encoded by the exons ATGAGTTTATACCAGGCCTTCTTAACACATGTG tccTTACAGTCAAAATATCCAGTTCAAGACACAGGCACACCAAAAG ATGCCTTAGATGAAGTTACACTGCAATTAGCTTCGGTTAACCTAATATCCCAGCCGGGCAGAATAAGACAG CCTGAAGACAGTGAGAGCCAGTACATTTACACTGGACATATATCAACAGAAG ATAGCCCATGTGAGAAATGCTGCTGCTCATCTTTGCCCTCCACCCCTCCTCCTATGATCAGTGACTTAATGAACGATGAAGACTTGCTGTACAAGCTGCAGCTAAAGCTGGACACCCACCACCCCACCGTCAAAAACTGGAGGAACTTTGCCAGCAAGTGGGGCATGAGCTATGACGAGCTGTGCTTCCTGGAGCACCGGCCACAGCAGAGCCCCACCCTGGAGTTCTTGTTGCGGAACAGCGAGAAGACAGTGGAGCAGCTGATAGACCTCTGCAAGCTCTACAGGAGGATTGACGTCCTTAAGGTGCTGCAGCTCTGGGTTGAAAAAGACTGGCCGAAGAGATGGCACCAAACCTATTAG
- the LOC117402582 gene encoding ectodysplasin-A receptor-associated adapter protein-like isoform X2, with protein MASLTHFEERVSFGHIIRGPVEDTDPSSFSSEMSLQSKYPVQDTGTPKDALDEVTLQLASVNLISQPGRIRQPEDSESQYIYTGHISTEDSPCEKCCCSSLPSTPPPMISDLMNDEDLLYKLQLKLDTHHPTVKNWRNFASKWGMSYDELCFLEHRPQQSPTLEFLLRNSEKTVEQLIDLCKLYRRIDVLKVLQLWVEKDWPKRWHQTY; from the exons GCCACATCATCAGAGGTCCTGTGGAAGACACAGATCCTAGCAGTTTTTCCTCAGAAATG tccTTACAGTCAAAATATCCAGTTCAAGACACAGGCACACCAAAAG ATGCCTTAGATGAAGTTACACTGCAATTAGCTTCGGTTAACCTAATATCCCAGCCGGGCAGAATAAGACAG CCTGAAGACAGTGAGAGCCAGTACATTTACACTGGACATATATCAACAGAAG ATAGCCCATGTGAGAAATGCTGCTGCTCATCTTTGCCCTCCACCCCTCCTCCTATGATCAGTGACTTAATGAACGATGAAGACTTGCTGTACAAGCTGCAGCTAAAGCTGGACACCCACCACCCCACCGTCAAAAACTGGAGGAACTTTGCCAGCAAGTGGGGCATGAGCTATGACGAGCTGTGCTTCCTGGAGCACCGGCCACAGCAGAGCCCCACCCTGGAGTTCTTGTTGCGGAACAGCGAGAAGACAGTGGAGCAGCTGATAGACCTCTGCAAGCTCTACAGGAGGATTGACGTCCTTAAGGTGCTGCAGCTCTGGGTTGAAAAAGACTGGCCGAAGAGATGGCACCAAACCTATTAG